In candidate division WOR-1 bacterium RIFOXYB2_FULL_36_35, a genomic segment contains:
- a CDS encoding UDP-N-acetylmuramate--L-alanine ligase, whose product MKLTDIDRCKKIFLIGIGGCGVSAIAKILHQMGFEVFGSDAKESSNTIRLRDLGIKVFIEHNTSNIRAADLVVYSSAISPDNVEFAEAKSNGIPIIRRAEMLSWIMSKFKFSIALAGTHGKTTTTSMISKIFLEGGLDPTYLIGGETDYVDGNARLGKGLYCIAEADESDGSFLELNPNITVLTNMEPDHMEYFGDIENLKKVFNEFINKTDPSGLLVVGTDCLELKALTDKTQLKKITYGIKDNPDIYARNIAFEEGGSTFEVVYKDKPLGHVRLPIPGEQNITNSLGAIVVSYEAGIPFSSIASTLHSFSNAKRRFQIVGEVDGIVIVDDYAHHPTEIKATIAAAKKCWKGKRIISVFQPHRYTRTLNLFKEFGEAFLNADIVILTDIYSAGEQKIKEVSGKLIFDEVKNHQEVSYIARKEEIPEKLIKELKKGDMVLIMGAGDINTIAKEIISRLKIRAES is encoded by the coding sequence ATGAAATTAACTGATATAGACAGATGTAAAAAAATCTTTCTTATAGGTATTGGGGGTTGTGGCGTATCTGCAATCGCGAAAATTCTTCATCAGATGGGATTTGAAGTATTTGGTTCCGACGCCAAAGAATCAAGCAATACTATCCGTTTAAGAGATCTTGGAATTAAAGTTTTTATTGAACACAATACGAGCAATATCCGCGCAGCTGATTTAGTTGTATATTCTTCGGCTATATCGCCAGATAATGTAGAATTTGCGGAAGCAAAATCAAACGGAATTCCGATAATCAGAAGGGCAGAAATGCTTTCATGGATTATGAGTAAATTTAAATTTAGCATTGCCCTTGCCGGAACACATGGAAAAACAACCACTACTTCAATGATATCAAAAATATTTCTTGAAGGAGGGCTTGACCCTACTTATTTAATTGGCGGGGAAACAGACTATGTTGATGGGAATGCAAGATTGGGGAAAGGTTTGTATTGTATAGCGGAAGCCGATGAAAGTGATGGATCTTTTTTGGAACTTAATCCTAATATTACTGTTTTAACTAATATGGAACCTGACCATATGGAATATTTCGGTGATATCGAAAACTTAAAAAAAGTTTTTAATGAATTTATTAATAAAACAGATCCTAGTGGTTTACTGGTTGTTGGCACTGATTGCCTTGAATTAAAGGCTCTTACGGATAAAACCCAGTTAAAAAAGATTACTTATGGGATAAAAGACAATCCCGATATTTATGCCAGAAATATTGCATTTGAAGAAGGAGGATCAACTTTTGAAGTTGTATATAAAGATAAACCTTTAGGGCATGTACGGCTGCCTATTCCGGGTGAGCAGAATATTACAAATTCTCTTGGCGCAATTGTTGTTTCTTATGAAGCGGGTATTCCCTTTTCATCTATTGCATCAACTTTGCATTCGTTCTCTAACGCTAAAAGACGCTTTCAAATTGTCGGAGAAGTTGATGGTATTGTAATTGTAGATGATTATGCTCATCATCCAACCGAGATAAAGGCAACTATTGCAGCGGCAAAAAAATGCTGGAAAGGCAAGAGAATTATTTCAGTATTTCAACCGCATCGATATACAAGGACATTAAATCTTTTTAAAGAATTCGGCGAAGCTTTTTTAAATGCGGACATAGTTATTTTAACTGATATTTATAGCGCAGGAGAACAAAAGATAAAAGAAGTAAGTGGAAAACTTATTTTTGATGAAGTGAAGAATCATCAGGAAGTTTCTTATATTGCCAGAAAAGAAGAGATACCGGAAAAACTTATAAAAGAATTAAAAAAAGGCGATATGGTTTTGATAATGGGAGCCGGAGATATAAATACTATTGCCAAAGAAATTATTTCCAGATTAAAAATAAGAGCCGAGTCATGA
- a CDS encoding transketolase, which yields MVSQEKINEIESKANLLRQHIIEMICLAASGHPGGSLSAADIVATLYFYKLNHKPKEPNWPDRDRFVMSKGHASPVLYAALAEAGYFPKKYLKTLRQIGSSLQGHIDMLSLPGIEMSTGSLGQGLSAANGMALAGRLDKKNYRVYCLMGDGECQEGQVWEAAMTAGHYKLDNVTAIVDHNEHQIDGKVSDIKCIQPLDDKFKAFKWNVIRCDGHSIKSIIEAFEKAEKNKGKPSVVIADTVKGKGVSFMEEKPLDYHGKAPTEQEKEIALQQLCKIVLHDK from the coding sequence ATGGTATCACAAGAAAAAATAAATGAGATTGAATCAAAAGCCAATCTTCTTCGTCAGCATATCATAGAAATGATATGTTTGGCTGCTTCCGGTCATCCCGGAGGATCACTTTCTGCCGCAGACATTGTTGCAACACTTTATTTTTACAAATTAAATCATAAGCCAAAAGAACCAAATTGGCCTGACAGGGATCGATTTGTTATGTCAAAAGGGCACGCGTCTCCTGTGTTATATGCAGCGCTTGCAGAAGCCGGTTATTTTCCTAAAAAATATCTAAAAACACTTCGTCAAATAGGAAGCTCTTTGCAGGGACATATCGATATGCTCTCTCTTCCTGGAATCGAAATGTCGACAGGTTCTTTGGGACAGGGGCTCTCTGCCGCAAATGGGATGGCACTAGCAGGAAGGCTAGATAAGAAAAATTATCGTGTTTATTGTTTGATGGGGGATGGGGAATGTCAGGAGGGACAGGTTTGGGAAGCGGCTATGACAGCAGGACATTACAAACTAGATAATGTTACTGCGATTGTTGACCATAACGAACATCAAATAGACGGGAAAGTTTCCGACATAAAATGTATCCAGCCGCTGGATGATAAATTCAAAGCATTTAAATGGAATGTCATTCGATGTGATGGGCACTCCATAAAATCTATTATTGAAGCTTTTGAAAAAGCTGAAAAAAACAAGGGGAAACCCTCTGTTGTAATCGCGGATACGGTCAAAGGGAAAGGGGTCTCATTTATGGAAGAGAAGCCCCTTGATTACCACGGAAAGGCTCCCACAGAACAAGAAAAGGAGATAGCATTGCAGCAGCTTTGCAAAATAGTTTTACATGACAAGTGA
- a CDS encoding serine O-acetyltransferase, which yields MFDGIKTIFNRDPAAANIFEVLLYQGLWAMVFHRIAHFLYSLKIPVIPRFISQISRLLTLIEIHPGAKIGKRFFIDHGNGVVIGETAVIGDDVTIYQGVTLGGTGKEKGKRHPTIGNGVVIGASAIILGNIIIADNSRVGAGAVVTKSVPQNSTIVGNPARVIVREGKRIETLAHADLPDIVGDLEKRIKKIEDKIGS from the coding sequence ATGTTTGATGGAATAAAAACAATTTTTAACCGTGATCCTGCTGCAGCAAATATATTTGAAGTTTTGTTGTATCAAGGTTTATGGGCGATGGTGTTTCATCGCATAGCCCATTTTTTGTATTCACTTAAAATCCCTGTTATTCCAAGGTTTATTTCCCAAATTTCAAGATTACTTACTTTAATAGAGATACATCCAGGAGCTAAAATCGGAAAAAGATTTTTTATTGATCATGGAAATGGAGTCGTAATAGGAGAAACAGCGGTTATCGGGGATGACGTAACAATATATCAGGGAGTTACATTGGGAGGAACAGGTAAAGAAAAAGGAAAGAGGCATCCTACTATTGGAAATGGGGTTGTAATTGGCGCTTCCGCCATAATTTTAGGGAATATTATTATAGCTGACAATTCAAGAGTTGGCGCCGGAGCTGTTGTTACAAAAAGTGTTCCACAAAATTCAACCATAGTTGGGAATCCTGCCCGTGTCATTGTCCGCGAAGGAAAAAGGATTGAAACTTTGGCTCATGCCGATCTTCCTGATATAGTTGGTGACCTTGAAAAAAGAATTAAAAAGATAGAGGATAAAATTGGCTCTTAA
- a CDS encoding undecaprenyldiphospho-muramoylpentapeptide beta-N-acetylglucosaminyltransferase → MKIIIAAGGTGGHIYPGIAIAEELSKRDQKSDPLQSNNILFLTSRDGLGRKIITKEGFPCKTIWARGLKRKISYQSVSAVFIVLIGFFQALYHLIKFKPDIVFLTGGYLSFPVAFAAKVLKIKTILHEQNVLPGFVSRVLSRFVDATILSFEESLKFIFGKVLGNPVRRRIKNIQMEHTNKKKKILIMGGSQGALVLNKTIIKNIDRFKKENVEIIHLVGDRDFTPLIEKQDLTPFPFYHPLPYMYNIEEGLSGCDLVISRAGATAIAEFLILGIPSILIPFPYSAEGHQDLNARIVEEKGAGILIFEKDIGKLFNVIDELIHNEKKLNAMSDNALKFAKKTAAEEIVDLIYEIN, encoded by the coding sequence ATGAAAATTATAATTGCCGCGGGCGGGACAGGAGGACATATATATCCAGGAATAGCAATTGCGGAAGAATTATCAAAAAGGGATCAAAAATCTGATCCTTTACAATCCAACAATATTTTATTTCTAACAAGTAGAGATGGTTTAGGCAGAAAAATAATTACTAAAGAAGGGTTCCCCTGTAAAACAATATGGGCAAGAGGACTTAAAAGAAAGATTTCTTATCAATCCGTTTCTGCGGTGTTTATTGTTCTGATAGGCTTTTTTCAAGCTCTTTATCATCTCATCAAATTTAAACCGGATATTGTCTTTTTAACAGGAGGATATTTAAGTTTTCCTGTGGCATTTGCGGCCAAAGTACTTAAAATAAAAACTATTTTGCATGAACAAAACGTCTTGCCGGGATTTGTAAGCCGCGTATTGTCAAGGTTTGTAGATGCAACAATTCTTTCTTTTGAAGAGTCCTTAAAATTTATTTTTGGGAAGGTATTAGGCAATCCGGTTAGGCGGAGAATAAAAAATATACAGATGGAACATACAAACAAAAAAAAGAAAATCCTAATAATGGGGGGGAGTCAGGGAGCGCTTGTTTTAAATAAAACAATCATTAAAAATATTGATAGATTTAAAAAAGAAAATGTAGAAATAATACATTTAGTTGGGGATAGAGATTTTACTCCTTTAATTGAAAAGCAAGACCTCACTCCTTTTCCGTTTTATCATCCGCTCCCTTATATGTATAATATAGAAGAAGGGCTTTCGGGTTGCGATTTGGTTATAAGTCGTGCTGGAGCAACTGCAATTGCCGAATTCTTAATTCTTGGGATTCCTTCAATCTTGATCCCTTTTCCTTATTCAGCCGAAGGACATCAGGATTTAAATGCCAGGATTGTGGAAGAAAAAGGCGCGGGCATTTTGATTTTTGAGAAAGACATCGGAAAATTGTTTAATGTTATTGACGAATTAATACATAATGAAAAAAAATTAAATGCAATGTCTGATAATGCATTGAAATTTGCGAAAAAGACGGCGGCAGAGGAGATAGTTGATCTAATTTATGAAATTAACTGA
- a CDS encoding aspartate-semialdehyde dehydrogenase codes for MPKKYNVCVLGATGMVGREMMKVLEQRDFPVAKFLPLASERTAGQKVPFKGKEYTVEEAKPSSFEGIDIGLFSAGAKISAKFAPEAAKRKCIVIDNTSHFRMDPKVPLVVPEVNPEALKTHKGIIANPNCSTAQMVLALKPIYDAVGIERLVISTYQSTSGWGKEAIAEMYEQTKALIENPKAKIVPKYIFKQIAFNVVPQIDSFVDNGYTKEEMKMINETRKIFGDPDIQITATCVRVPVAIGHSESVNIKTKKKISVEAVRKLLSAFPTVKIVDNPEKGEYPTPIDCVGIDDTLVGRIREDISQKNGIEMWIVSDNLRRGAALNAVFIAEQMISDGLI; via the coding sequence ATGCCAAAAAAATATAATGTTTGCGTATTGGGTGCCACCGGAATGGTCGGTCGCGAAATGATGAAAGTCCTTGAACAGAGAGATTTTCCTGTTGCAAAATTTCTCCCCCTCGCATCAGAACGTACAGCCGGACAAAAAGTTCCTTTCAAAGGAAAAGAGTATACCGTTGAAGAAGCAAAACCTTCGTCTTTTGAAGGGATTGATATCGGCCTCTTTTCCGCGGGAGCAAAAATTTCTGCAAAGTTTGCGCCGGAAGCAGCAAAAAGAAAATGTATTGTCATTGATAATACAAGCCACTTCAGAATGGATCCCAAAGTTCCCCTTGTAGTTCCCGAAGTTAATCCCGAAGCGCTAAAAACACATAAAGGGATAATCGCAAACCCGAACTGCTCAACCGCCCAAATGGTTTTGGCTTTGAAACCGATCTATGATGCGGTTGGAATTGAGCGGCTTGTCATTTCAACATATCAATCTACTTCCGGCTGGGGTAAAGAGGCGATTGCTGAAATGTATGAACAGACAAAAGCTTTGATTGAAAATCCAAAGGCTAAAATTGTTCCCAAATATATATTTAAACAGATAGCTTTTAATGTTGTTCCTCAAATTGACTCCTTTGTCGATAACGGTTATACAAAAGAAGAGATGAAGATGATAAATGAAACCAGAAAGATTTTTGGCGATCCCGATATCCAAATTACCGCAACTTGCGTTAGGGTTCCTGTTGCAATAGGCCATTCCGAATCGGTAAACATAAAAACTAAAAAGAAAATTTCCGTAGAAGCGGTAAGGAAACTCCTTTCTGCGTTTCCGACCGTTAAAATTGTTGATAATCCGGAAAAAGGAGAATATCCAACCCCGATAGATTGTGTCGGGATTGACGATACATTGGTTGGCCGCATAAGAGAAGATATCTCTCAAAAAAATGGAATTGAGATGTGGATCGTTTCAGACAACCTCCGCAGGGGAGCAGCATTAAATGCTGTATTCATCGCGGAACAGATGATTTCTGATGGATTAATTTGA
- a CDS encoding cysteine--tRNA ligase: MALKIYNDLTHSSQEFEALNPQKIRMYVCGITPYDETHLGHARVYVVFDVVRRYFEYLGYEVDYVQNFTDIDDKIIKKSESLNPKSENKTIQEKCKEITERHIDSYFDIMDILNVKRATVYPKATEHIQEMIDWIKGLIKKGYAYVVDNDVYFEVSKFEDYGKLSKRKLKDMKAGVRVEIDARKKDPLDFALWKGAKEGEPSWTSPWGKGRPGWHIECSVMSTKYLGDQFDIHGGGLDLTFPHHENEIAQTEALTNKKPYVKYWMHNGFVNINQQKMSKSLGNFFSMKDILNKYDPMVIRLFLLMTHYRSPINFSDEQLNETKSAYEKIIKTVAGLDFLINKVREPEDELEVAETEDELAIFKNKFIAAMDDDFNTAQAIGTAFEFIHFINGHIKKDKIDTESLKKYKNLLFEFFNTLGILLINKTFQDPDVEDIEILINQRNEARKMKNFALADEIRNMLSARGIVIEDTSYGSKWTKGS; the protein is encoded by the coding sequence TTGGCTCTTAAGATTTATAATGATTTAACCCATTCATCGCAAGAGTTTGAAGCTTTAAATCCGCAAAAAATAAGAATGTATGTTTGCGGTATTACCCCTTATGATGAAACTCATCTTGGACATGCTCGAGTCTATGTCGTTTTTGATGTTGTAAGAAGGTATTTTGAATATTTAGGATATGAAGTTGATTATGTTCAAAATTTTACCGATATTGATGACAAAATAATTAAAAAATCCGAAAGCCTAAACCCTAAATCCGAGAATAAAACAATACAGGAAAAATGCAAAGAAATTACTGAAAGGCACATCGATTCTTACTTTGATATTATGGACATCTTAAATGTTAAACGTGCGACTGTTTATCCTAAAGCGACAGAACATATACAGGAAATGATTGACTGGATAAAAGGGCTTATTAAAAAAGGGTACGCATATGTGGTAGATAATGATGTCTATTTTGAAGTTTCAAAATTTGAAGATTACGGAAAACTTTCGAAACGTAAATTAAAAGATATGAAAGCAGGCGTAAGAGTTGAAATTGACGCCCGCAAAAAAGATCCACTTGATTTTGCTTTATGGAAAGGGGCTAAAGAAGGAGAACCATCTTGGACTTCGCCGTGGGGAAAGGGAAGACCTGGTTGGCATATTGAATGTTCTGTAATGTCAACCAAATATTTGGGAGATCAATTTGATATTCATGGTGGCGGACTTGATTTAACTTTTCCTCATCATGAGAATGAAATTGCTCAAACAGAAGCATTGACCAATAAAAAACCGTATGTTAAATATTGGATGCATAATGGGTTTGTAAATATCAATCAACAAAAAATGTCAAAATCACTTGGCAATTTCTTTTCAATGAAAGATATTCTTAATAAATATGATCCTATGGTTATTCGTCTTTTTTTACTCATGACTCATTACAGGAGCCCGATTAATTTTTCTGATGAACAGTTAAATGAAACAAAATCCGCTTATGAAAAAATAATAAAAACTGTTGCCGGTTTAGATTTTTTAATCAATAAAGTTCGCGAGCCTGAAGATGAGCTTGAAGTTGCAGAAACGGAAGATGAACTAGCAATTTTTAAAAATAAATTTATTGCAGCAATGGACGATGATTTTAATACAGCGCAGGCAATAGGCACAGCTTTTGAATTTATTCACTTCATAAACGGTCATATAAAAAAAGATAAAATTGATACGGAATCCTTAAAAAAATACAAAAACCTTTTGTTTGAATTTTTCAATACTTTGGGCATATTGCTTATTAATAAAACATTTCAAGACCCTGATGTTGAAGATATAGAAATACTCATCAATCAGCGTAATGAAGCGCGAAAAATGAAAAATTTTGCTTTGGCCGATGAAATTAGAAATATGCTTTCTGCTCGTGGTATAGTTATAGAAGATACCTCATATGGAAGCAAATGGACTAAAGGTAGTTAA
- a CDS encoding transketolase, whose translation MTSDKKLEATRDAYGKALVELGKKNKDVVVLDADLAVSTKTALFRKEFPDRFFDIGIAEQDMIGTAAGLAASGKIAFASTFAVFGSGRTWDQIRMSCAYTRLNVKIVVTHGGITTGEDGASHQANEDIAIIRAIPNMTVIVPADAVEAKKTIMAVSKFTGPVYVRLSRLATPIVYANEEYKFKIGKGVIMRKGSDVTIFACGIMVSMALDAAYELEKENISAEIINIHTIKPLDKNIVIKSAQKTGAVVTAEEHSIIGGLGSAVSEILSENHPVPVKRVGIKDTFGESGKPHELLVKYGLTTQDIIKAAKSVISRKL comes from the coding sequence ATGACAAGTGATAAAAAATTAGAAGCGACACGTGACGCATATGGAAAGGCGCTTGTAGAGCTTGGCAAAAAAAACAAAGATGTAGTTGTACTTGATGCCGATCTTGCCGTATCTACAAAAACAGCTCTTTTTAGGAAAGAGTTTCCTGACAGGTTTTTTGATATCGGTATAGCTGAGCAAGATATGATCGGCACTGCGGCAGGCCTTGCAGCTTCCGGCAAAATTGCTTTTGCTTCCACTTTTGCCGTCTTCGGTTCGGGTCGCACCTGGGATCAAATAAGGATGTCGTGTGCCTATACCAGACTAAATGTTAAAATAGTTGTTACGCATGGAGGGATTACAACGGGAGAAGACGGCGCCTCCCATCAGGCAAATGAGGATATTGCTATTATACGGGCAATTCCCAACATGACTGTGATTGTTCCTGCAGATGCAGTTGAAGCAAAAAAAACAATAATGGCAGTATCCAAATTCACAGGACCTGTATATGTCAGACTATCAAGACTTGCAACCCCGATTGTTTATGCAAATGAAGAATATAAATTTAAAATAGGGAAAGGGGTTATTATGCGCAAAGGTAGTGATGTGACTATTTTTGCATGTGGCATTATGGTTTCAATGGCTCTTGATGCGGCATACGAACTTGAAAAGGAAAATATCAGCGCGGAGATTATAAATATTCACACAATAAAGCCGTTGGACAAAAATATTGTAATTAAAAGCGCTCAAAAAACAGGTGCAGTAGTAACGGCTGAAGAACATTCTATCATCGGAGGATTGGGGAGCGCTGTTTCTGAAATTCTTTCAGAAAATCATCCTGTTCCGGTAAAAAGAGTAGGAATAAAAGATACATTTGGAGAATCCGGAAAACCACACGAGCTTCTTGTCAAATACGGGCTAACTACTCAAGATATAATAAAAGCGGCAAAGAGTGTAATATCAAGGAAATTATAA
- a CDS encoding cytidine deaminase, whose product MSKRPSWDDYFMKITQDVSTRATCVKRKVGAIIVKENRILATGYNGAPKDFSHCTSSTCIRKKLKVPSGQRHELCRGLHAEQNAIIQASVYGVKIEGGILYCTYQPCVICVKMMINAGIIRLVYSGGYPDKLALQMLKESKIKTIQIS is encoded by the coding sequence ATGTCCAAAAGACCTTCATGGGATGACTATTTCATGAAAATTACACAGGATGTGTCGACCCGTGCAACTTGTGTAAAGAGAAAAGTTGGAGCTATTATAGTAAAAGAAAACAGAATTTTAGCTACAGGTTATAATGGCGCGCCAAAAGATTTTTCCCACTGCACAAGTTCAACTTGCATTCGCAAAAAATTAAAAGTACCATCGGGCCAAAGACATGAATTATGCAGGGGTCTGCACGCGGAGCAAAACGCCATTATCCAGGCGTCTGTTTATGGAGTAAAAATAGAAGGAGGAATTCTTTATTGCACATATCAGCCGTGCGTAATTTGTGTAAAGATGATGATAAACGCTGGTATAATACGGCTTGTTTATTCCGGAGGATATCCTGATAAGCTAGCTTTGCAAATGTTAAAAGAATCAAAAATAAAAACAATCCAGATTAGTTAA
- a CDS encoding UDP-N-acetylenolpyruvoylglucosamine reductase translates to MKFKRNELLSKHTTFRVGGYAKYFCTVKRLKDIQYVFKFAQKERLKVFILGCGSNVLFSNKRFDGIIVKLESKGIQIKGRSLIVEAGTKLTALLNFSVENNLAGFEFLSGIPGTIGGALYMNAGQLNKTIGNLVKRVWVVDSDGKEFILARKKCGFSYRGSLFQEKNWIITKAEFIFKKGNSAKIKEKIKKILKDKLKKQPYDLPSAGSFFKNPKGDFAARLIESAGCKGARVGDAQVSLKHSNFIVNLGNASFNDVEKLSRYVVKKVKEKFKIFLEPEVKFID, encoded by the coding sequence ATGAAATTTAAAAGAAACGAACTCCTTTCAAAACATACAACTTTTCGTGTAGGTGGTTATGCAAAATATTTTTGTACGGTTAAAAGACTAAAAGATATACAGTATGTTTTTAAATTTGCTCAAAAAGAAAGACTTAAAGTTTTTATTTTAGGTTGCGGATCAAATGTTTTGTTTTCGAATAAGCGTTTTGATGGAATTATCGTAAAGCTTGAATCAAAAGGTATCCAAATAAAAGGACGTTCTCTTATTGTTGAGGCAGGCACAAAATTAACTGCTTTGCTTAACTTTTCCGTGGAAAATAATCTAGCAGGGTTTGAGTTTTTATCGGGAATCCCGGGAACAATTGGTGGCGCTCTTTATATGAACGCAGGTCAATTAAATAAAACCATAGGAAACCTTGTAAAGAGGGTTTGGGTTGTTGATAGTGATGGCAAAGAATTTATTTTAGCAAGAAAAAAATGTGGCTTTTCTTATCGTGGCAGTCTTTTTCAGGAAAAAAACTGGATTATTACAAAAGCAGAATTCATTTTTAAAAAAGGAAATTCTGCGAAAATTAAAGAAAAAATCAAAAAAATACTTAAAGACAAACTTAAAAAACAACCGTATGATTTGCCATCCGCGGGATCTTTTTTTAAAAATCCCAAAGGAGACTTTGCTGCAAGACTTATTGAATCTGCTGGATGTAAGGGAGCAAGAGTTGGAGATGCGCAAGTCTCCTTAAAGCATTCTAATTTTATTGTTAATTTAGGCAATGCCTCTTTTAATGATGTTGAAAAATTGTCAAGATATGTAGTAAAAAAAGTTAAAGAAAAGTTTAAGATTTTTTTAGAGCCCGAAGTTAAATTTATCGACTGA